From Stigmatopora nigra isolate UIUO_SnigA chromosome 5, RoL_Snig_1.1, whole genome shotgun sequence, a single genomic window includes:
- the dcun1d4 gene encoding DCN1-like protein 4 isoform X2, which translates to MPPRKKRRPTAGDDMSAKKSRQDRKIDSPLLIREEESFSNKRCLEWFYEYAGCDDVVGPEGMEKFCEDIGVEPENVVMLVLAWKLDAQSMGYFTLQEWLRGMGSLQCDSTERLRNSLDFLRSVLNDSTSFKLIYRYAFDFAREKDQRSLDLNTAKCMLGLLLGKTWPLFPVFNQFLEQSKYKVVNKDQWCNVLEFSRTINLDLSNYDEDGAWPVLLDEFVEWYKERQML; encoded by the exons ATGCCACCGAGGAAAAAGAGGAGACCGACTGCCGGTGATGACATGTCAGCAAAGAAGAGTCGTCAAGACAG aAAAATTGACTCGCCGCTCCTCATACGAGAAGAAGAAAGCTTTTCGAACAAGAGATGCTTAGAGTGGTTTTACGAATATGCTG GCTGTGATGATGTGGTGGGACCAGAGGGAATGGAGAAGTTCTGTGAGGACATCGGAGTTGAACCCGAAAAC gtGGTGATGCTGGTACTAGCGTGGAAGCTGGATGCACAGAGTATGGGTTACTTCACGTTGCAAGAGTGGCTAAGGGGCATGGGATCTCTTCA GTGCGACTCGACAGAGAGGCTGAGGAACTCGCTGGACTTTTTGCGGTCCGTCCTTAATGACAGCACCAGCTTTAAGCTCATTTATAGATACGCCTTTGACTTCGCCAGG GAGAAAGATCAGAGGAGTTTGGACTTGAACACGGCCAAGTGCATGCTCGGACTTCTGTTGGGGAAAACGTGGCCCCTCTTTCCGGTCTTTAATCAATTCCTAGAG CAATCCAAGTACAAAGTAGTCAACAAAGACCAATGGTGCAACGTGTTGGAGTTTAGTCGGACAATCAATTTGGACCTCAGCAACTATGACGAGGATGGAGCCT GGCCCGTCTTGTTGGACGAGTTTGTGGAATGGTACAAGGAAAGACAAATGTTATAG
- the dcun1d4 gene encoding DCN1-like protein 4 isoform X1, with amino-acid sequence MHSDAANFQLNSHLTTLASIHKIHHTLHRLNLTEDIGQESHTSDCCSRAMPPRKKRRPTAGDDMSAKKSRQDRKIDSPLLIREEESFSNKRCLEWFYEYAGCDDVVGPEGMEKFCEDIGVEPENVVMLVLAWKLDAQSMGYFTLQEWLRGMGSLQCDSTERLRNSLDFLRSVLNDSTSFKLIYRYAFDFAREKDQRSLDLNTAKCMLGLLLGKTWPLFPVFNQFLEQSKYKVVNKDQWCNVLEFSRTINLDLSNYDEDGAWPVLLDEFVEWYKERQML; translated from the exons ATGCACTCTGATGCGGCCA ATTTTCAGCTGAATTCTCACTTGACTACACTGGCCAGCATCCATAAGATCCACCACACGTTGCACAGGCTG AACCTCACTGAAGACATTGGACAGGAGAGCCACACGTCTG atTGTTGCTCCAGAGCCATGCCACCGAGGAAAAAGAGGAGACCGACTGCCGGTGATGACATGTCAGCAAAGAAGAGTCGTCAAGACAG aAAAATTGACTCGCCGCTCCTCATACGAGAAGAAGAAAGCTTTTCGAACAAGAGATGCTTAGAGTGGTTTTACGAATATGCTG GCTGTGATGATGTGGTGGGACCAGAGGGAATGGAGAAGTTCTGTGAGGACATCGGAGTTGAACCCGAAAAC gtGGTGATGCTGGTACTAGCGTGGAAGCTGGATGCACAGAGTATGGGTTACTTCACGTTGCAAGAGTGGCTAAGGGGCATGGGATCTCTTCA GTGCGACTCGACAGAGAGGCTGAGGAACTCGCTGGACTTTTTGCGGTCCGTCCTTAATGACAGCACCAGCTTTAAGCTCATTTATAGATACGCCTTTGACTTCGCCAGG GAGAAAGATCAGAGGAGTTTGGACTTGAACACGGCCAAGTGCATGCTCGGACTTCTGTTGGGGAAAACGTGGCCCCTCTTTCCGGTCTTTAATCAATTCCTAGAG CAATCCAAGTACAAAGTAGTCAACAAAGACCAATGGTGCAACGTGTTGGAGTTTAGTCGGACAATCAATTTGGACCTCAGCAACTATGACGAGGATGGAGCCT GGCCCGTCTTGTTGGACGAGTTTGTGGAATGGTACAAGGAAAGACAAATGTTATAG